From Arachis stenosperma cultivar V10309 chromosome 2, arast.V10309.gnm1.PFL2, whole genome shotgun sequence, one genomic window encodes:
- the LOC130960887 gene encoding mitochondrial inner membrane protease ATP23-like isoform X4 has product MLLLILTRFSLVPKVKLLRRRMAEAGCAVKDNFFRAVVCQGRKGMAYFALGHGIFVCSNHVRFQDEVNQLIIHELIHAYDDCRAVNLQWNNCAHQACSEIRAGHLSGDCHFMRELLRGHFKLRGHEPECIRRRVLLSLFSNPNCVGSAAKDSMEDVWDICYNDTQPFDKAP; this is encoded by the exons ATGTTGCTATTGATTCTCACCCGGTTTTCACTCG TTCCAAAGGTGAAGCTCTTGAGGCGACGCATGGCAGAAGCTGGCTGTGCTGTGAAGGACAATTTTTTCAGAGCTGTTGTTTGCCAAGGAAGGAAAGGCATGGCTTATTTTGCTCTTGGTCACGGG ATATTTGTGTGCAGTAACCATGTGAGATTTCAAGATGAGGTCAACCAGTTGATAATTCATGAGCTAATTCATGCATATGATGACTGCCGTGCTGTCAATTTACAATGGAATAATTGTGCTCACCAAGCTTGTAGTGAG ATACGAGCTGGTCATTTAAGCGGCGATTGTCATTTCATGCGGGAACTACTTCGTGGTCATTTCAAATTGCGAGGGCATGAACCG GAGTGTATTAGAAGAAGAGTCTTGTTATCTTTGTTTTCAAACCCCAATTGTGTTGGTTCAGCTGCCAAGGATTCAATGGAAGATGTATGGGATATTTGTTACAATGACACACAGCCATTTGATAAAGCTCCTTAA
- the LOC130960887 gene encoding mitochondrial inner membrane protease ATP23-like isoform X3, protein MAQEPSSPGGSLGVKAVDEVQAMIQKSLKLPKVKLLRRRMAEAGCAVKDNFFRAVVCQGRKGMAYFALGHGIFVCSNHVRFQDEVNQLIIHELIHAYDDCRAVNLQWNNCAHQACSEIRAGHLSGDCHFMRELLRGHFKLRGHEPLPRIQWKMYGIFVTMTHSHLIKLLKKLHGLVVLPF, encoded by the exons ATGGCACAGGAGCCTTCTTCCCCTGGTGGTTCTTTGGGAGTCAAAGCGGTCGACGAAGTTCAAGCTATGATTCAAAAGAGTCTCAAAC TTCCAAAGGTGAAGCTCTTGAGGCGACGCATGGCAGAAGCTGGCTGTGCTGTGAAGGACAATTTTTTCAGAGCTGTTGTTTGCCAAGGAAGGAAAGGCATGGCTTATTTTGCTCTTGGTCACGGG ATATTTGTGTGCAGTAACCATGTGAGATTTCAAGATGAGGTCAACCAGTTGATAATTCATGAGCTAATTCATGCATATGATGACTGCCGTGCTGTCAATTTACAATGGAATAATTGTGCTCACCAAGCTTGTAGTGAG ATACGAGCTGGTCATTTAAGCGGCGATTGTCATTTCATGCGGGAACTACTTCGTGGTCATTTCAAATTGCGAGGGCATGAACCG CTGCCAAGGATTCAATGGAAGATGTATGGGATATTTGTTACAATGACACACAGCCATTTGATAAAGCTCCTTAAGAAATTGCATGGATTGGTAGTGTTACCATTTTAG
- the LOC130960887 gene encoding mitochondrial inner membrane protease ATP23-like isoform X2 — protein sequence MAQEPSSPGGSLGVKAVDEVQAMIQKSLKLPKVKLLRRRMAEAGCAVKDNFFRAVVCQGRKGMAYFALGHGIFVCSNHVRFQDEVNQLIIHELIHAYDDCRAVNLQWNNCAHQACSEIRAGHLSGDCHFMRELLRGHFKLRGHEPDVFGVHVGEHKSSFERHIVMFGNFLESLTQKCFHL from the exons ATGGCACAGGAGCCTTCTTCCCCTGGTGGTTCTTTGGGAGTCAAAGCGGTCGACGAAGTTCAAGCTATGATTCAAAAGAGTCTCAAAC TTCCAAAGGTGAAGCTCTTGAGGCGACGCATGGCAGAAGCTGGCTGTGCTGTGAAGGACAATTTTTTCAGAGCTGTTGTTTGCCAAGGAAGGAAAGGCATGGCTTATTTTGCTCTTGGTCACGGG ATATTTGTGTGCAGTAACCATGTGAGATTTCAAGATGAGGTCAACCAGTTGATAATTCATGAGCTAATTCATGCATATGATGACTGCCGTGCTGTCAATTTACAATGGAATAATTGTGCTCACCAAGCTTGTAGTGAG ATACGAGCTGGTCATTTAAGCGGCGATTGTCATTTCATGCGGGAACTACTTCGTGGTCATTTCAAATTGCGAGGGCATGAACCG GACGTGTTTGGGGTTCACGTTGGGGAACATAAAAGCTCGTTTGAACGCCACATTGttatgtttggcaattttttGGAATCCCTAACCCAGAAGTGCTTTCACCTGTGA
- the LOC130960887 gene encoding mitochondrial inner membrane protease ATP23-like isoform X1, with the protein MAQEPSSPGGSLGVKAVDEVQAMIQKSLKLPKVKLLRRRMAEAGCAVKDNFFRAVVCQGRKGMAYFALGHGIFVCSNHVRFQDEVNQLIIHELIHAYDDCRAVNLQWNNCAHQACSEIRAGHLSGDCHFMRELLRGHFKLRGHEPECIRRRVLLSLFSNPNCVGSAAKDSMEDVWDICYNDTQPFDKAP; encoded by the exons ATGGCACAGGAGCCTTCTTCCCCTGGTGGTTCTTTGGGAGTCAAAGCGGTCGACGAAGTTCAAGCTATGATTCAAAAGAGTCTCAAAC TTCCAAAGGTGAAGCTCTTGAGGCGACGCATGGCAGAAGCTGGCTGTGCTGTGAAGGACAATTTTTTCAGAGCTGTTGTTTGCCAAGGAAGGAAAGGCATGGCTTATTTTGCTCTTGGTCACGGG ATATTTGTGTGCAGTAACCATGTGAGATTTCAAGATGAGGTCAACCAGTTGATAATTCATGAGCTAATTCATGCATATGATGACTGCCGTGCTGTCAATTTACAATGGAATAATTGTGCTCACCAAGCTTGTAGTGAG ATACGAGCTGGTCATTTAAGCGGCGATTGTCATTTCATGCGGGAACTACTTCGTGGTCATTTCAAATTGCGAGGGCATGAACCG GAGTGTATTAGAAGAAGAGTCTTGTTATCTTTGTTTTCAAACCCCAATTGTGTTGGTTCAGCTGCCAAGGATTCAATGGAAGATGTATGGGATATTTGTTACAATGACACACAGCCATTTGATAAAGCTCCTTAA
- the LOC130961708 gene encoding pectin acetylesterase 12-like, which yields MKVLVWFGIVIKLVVLSSKASEAVEHHYVNASDLNLLEAHEAEASLAGRGAYTLMVPLTLIRTAAAKGAVCLDGSLPGYHLHRGYGSGANSWIVNLEGGGWCNDVRTCIYRKKTRRGSSAFMEKEISFTGVLSNEAEQNPDFFNWNRVKIRYCDGASFAGDSEHKAARLQFRGQRIWMAAMEDLMSKGMRFARQALLSGCSAGGLATIIHCDEFRGLFPRSTKVKCLSDAGLFLDATDVSGGHTLRDFFSGVVGLQGVQKNLPRTCTNHLDPTSCFFPQNLIAGIRTPLFILNTAYDSWQIQSSLAPTTADPSGNWHDCRKDYYRCSGSQIQFLQGFRNEMLNSMKGFSRSNQNGMFINSCFAHCQSERQDTWFADNSPVIREKAIALAVGDWFFNRAVVKDIDCAYPCDNTCHNLIFR from the exons ATGAAGGTGCTTGTGTGGTTTGGCATTGTAATAAAGCTTGTTGTTCTGTCAAGCAAGGCCTCTGAAGCGGTTGAGCATCATTACGTGAATGCAAGTGATCTCAACTTGTTGGAGGCCCACGAAGCTGAAGCGTCCTTAGCTGGAAGGGGTGCCTACACTCTTATGGTACCACTTACCCTTATTCGAACTGCTGCTGCTAAAGGAGCAG TTTGTTTGGATGGATCATTGCCTGGTTACCATTTACATCGAGGATATGGATCAGGAGCAAATAGCTGGATCGTTAATTTAGAG GGTGGAGGATGGTGTAATGATGTCAGGACATGTATTTATCGCAAGAAAACTCGGCGCGGATCTTCAGCATTCATGGAAAAGGAGATATCTTTTACAGGAGTATTAAGCAATGAGGCTGAACAAAATCCAG ATTTTTTCAACTGGAACAGAGTGAAGATTCGTTATTGTGATGGTGCCTCTTTTGCTGGGGACAGTGAACATAAG GCTGCACGTCTGCAATTCCGAGGACAGCGCATTTGGATGGCTGCAATGGAAGATCTGATGTCGAAGGGAATGCGTTTTGCTCGGCAG GCTCTACTTTCTGGATGCTCAGCTGGTGGTCTGGCTACCATCATACACTGCGATGAATTCCGAGGTCTGTTTCCAAGGAGTACAAAAGTGAAGTGTCTCAGTGATGCTGGGCTATTTCTTGATGC GACCGACGTATCTGGTGGACATACACTCAGGGATTTTTTCAGTGGTGTTGTAGGGTTGCAG GGAGTGCAGAAGAATCTGCCGCGTACTTGTACCAATCACCTTGATCCCACATCG TGCTTCTTCCCTCAGAACTTGATTGCCGGTATAAGAACCCCACTCTTCATTCTCAACACTGCCTATGATTCATGGCAG ATCCAGTCAAGCTTAGCTCCAACGACAGCGGACCCAAGTGGCAATTGGCACGATTGTAGAAAAGATTATTATAGGTGTTCTGGTTCACAGATCCAGTTTCTACAAG GTTTCAGGAATGAAATGTTGAATTCTATGAAAGGCTTCTCAAGATCAAATCAGAATGGAATGTTTATCAATTCCTGTTTTGCTCACTGCCAATCTGAGAGGCAGGATACATGGTTTGCGGACAATTCTCCTGTCATTAGGGAAAAG GCAATTGCTCTGGCAGTTGGAGATTGGTTTTTCAACCGTGCTGTCGTTAAGGACATCGATTGTGCTTACCCTTGTGATAATACATGTCACAATCTGATCTTCAGATGA